The Halosimplex litoreum genome has a window encoding:
- a CDS encoding NAD-dependent epimerase/dehydratase family protein, with amino-acid sequence MDVLVTGGCGYIGSHLVPKLQADDDVDRVVVLDSLVSGSPRALFGCFDDGLDFRRGDVREYGDVESAMRDVDRVVHLAAITGAASTHDRREETFAVNYDGTENVLTAAGKLGVDHVVFASSCNIYGRATSTDIDESVDPDPINPYAETKYQSEDLLAEYCEEYDMTGTALRMATNFGYSPAVRFNLVVNHFVFRAVTGRPLTVYGDGSNWRPFVHVDDAARAYEAAVREPDAWDELVYNVGSNDGNYRIEEIAEVVRDEVGPVDITYLEDEHPGPSYHVNFDRLGGTGFETEHTLREGVRDLAGRFRDSDVNARSAVGTVDSDR; translated from the coding sequence GTGGACGTGCTCGTCACCGGCGGGTGTGGCTACATCGGCAGCCACCTCGTCCCGAAGCTGCAGGCCGACGACGACGTCGACCGCGTGGTCGTCCTGGACAGCCTCGTCTCCGGGTCGCCCCGCGCCTTGTTCGGCTGTTTCGACGACGGGCTGGACTTCCGCCGGGGCGACGTGCGCGAGTACGGCGACGTCGAGAGCGCGATGCGCGACGTCGATCGAGTGGTCCACCTCGCCGCCATCACGGGCGCGGCGAGCACCCACGACCGCCGCGAGGAGACCTTCGCCGTCAACTACGACGGCACCGAGAACGTCCTGACCGCCGCGGGCAAGCTCGGCGTCGACCACGTCGTCTTCGCCTCCTCGTGTAACATCTACGGCCGCGCGACGAGCACGGACATCGACGAGTCCGTCGACCCCGACCCGATCAACCCCTACGCCGAGACGAAGTACCAGTCGGAAGACCTGCTGGCAGAGTACTGCGAGGAGTACGACATGACCGGCACCGCCCTGCGGATGGCCACGAACTTCGGCTACTCGCCGGCGGTCCGGTTCAACCTCGTGGTGAATCACTTCGTCTTCCGCGCAGTGACGGGACGGCCGCTCACCGTCTACGGCGACGGCTCGAACTGGCGCCCGTTCGTCCACGTCGACGACGCCGCGCGAGCGTACGAGGCGGCCGTCCGCGAGCCTGACGCGTGGGACGAGCTGGTGTACAACGTCGGCTCGAACGACGGGAACTACCGGATCGAGGAGATCGCCGAGGTCGTCCGCGACGAGGTTGGCCCCGTCGACATCACCTACCTCGAAGACGAACACCCAGGCCCCTCGTATCACGTCAACTTCGACCGGCTGGGCGGGACGGGCTTCGAGACCGAACACACCCTCCGCGAGGGCGTCCGCGATCTGGCTGGGCGGTTCCGCGATTCGGACGTGAACGCGCGCTCGGCCGTCGGTACGGTCGACTCCGATCGATGA
- a CDS encoding NAD-dependent epimerase/dehydratase family protein, with translation MTILVTGADGYIGWPTALRIANRTDDRVLLVDNFARREWVEEVGSKSATPIAGIDQRLDAAEEVFGIGNMSFVEGDLVEKSFVDELLAVHEPEVVVHAAAQPSAPYSQINGERANYTQHNNMQSTRNLLWGLEEHDLTDTHFIETTTTGVYGAPEFPIPEGGAAMENQDERDEVPFPAMAGSWYHLTKSHDAANMRLAHQQFDIPISDVRTAITYGTETEETREYDALKTRFDFDYYFGTVAHRFAAQAVAGYPVTVYGKGEQRKPFISLEDAVEGLANLALQDHEERPDDLTVYNQVTRAISIVEIAETIAGVGSEFDLDVAVEHFENPRDEDETHKMEIEDDRYADLIGEQAQDFESGIRDVFESLTEQADTIAAHEDRFLPGVLDDWDAEE, from the coding sequence ATGACGATCCTCGTCACCGGCGCCGATGGCTACATCGGCTGGCCGACCGCCCTGCGCATCGCGAATCGGACGGACGACCGCGTGCTGCTCGTCGACAACTTCGCCCGCCGCGAGTGGGTCGAGGAGGTCGGCTCGAAGAGCGCGACGCCCATCGCGGGCATCGACCAGCGCCTCGACGCGGCCGAGGAGGTCTTCGGCATCGGCAACATGTCCTTCGTCGAGGGCGACCTCGTCGAGAAGTCGTTCGTCGACGAGCTGCTGGCCGTCCACGAACCGGAAGTCGTCGTCCACGCGGCCGCACAGCCCTCCGCGCCGTATTCGCAGATCAACGGCGAGCGGGCCAACTACACCCAGCACAACAACATGCAGTCCACGCGGAACCTGCTGTGGGGCCTCGAAGAGCACGACCTCACCGACACCCACTTCATCGAGACCACCACCACTGGCGTCTACGGTGCGCCCGAGTTCCCGATCCCCGAGGGCGGTGCGGCCATGGAGAACCAGGACGAGCGCGACGAGGTGCCGTTCCCGGCGATGGCGGGCTCGTGGTACCACCTCACCAAGAGCCACGACGCCGCCAACATGCGGCTGGCCCACCAGCAGTTCGACATCCCGATCTCGGACGTGCGCACGGCCATCACGTACGGCACCGAGACCGAGGAGACCCGCGAGTACGACGCGCTCAAGACCCGCTTCGACTTCGACTACTACTTCGGGACCGTGGCTCACCGATTCGCCGCTCAGGCCGTCGCGGGGTACCCGGTCACCGTCTACGGCAAGGGCGAGCAGCGCAAGCCGTTCATCTCGCTGGAGGACGCCGTCGAGGGTCTGGCGAACCTCGCCTTGCAGGACCACGAGGAGCGCCCGGACGATCTGACGGTGTACAACCAGGTCACCCGCGCGATCTCCATCGTCGAGATCGCCGAGACCATCGCGGGCGTCGGCTCGGAGTTCGACCTCGACGTCGCGGTCGAGCACTTCGAGAACCCGCGCGACGAGGACGAGACCCACAAGATGGAGATCGAGGACGACCGCTACGCTGACCTCATCGGCGAGCAGGCCCAGGACTTCGAGAGCGGCATCCGTGACGTGTTCGAGTCGCTCACCGAGCAGGCCGACACCATCGCGGCCCACGAGGACCGCTTCCTCCCGGGCGTCCTCGACGACTGGGACGCAGAGGAGTAA